A single region of the Zonotrichia leucophrys gambelii isolate GWCS_2022_RI chromosome 9, RI_Zleu_2.0, whole genome shotgun sequence genome encodes:
- the SAP130 gene encoding histone deacetylase complex subunit SAP130 isoform X2 yields MSSQQFPRSGAPPAPLGPAPPPIPTSGSAGIIAPAATVSEESSREPEVAPREHMGPSGSIQPREEKQEPVVVRPYPQVQMLTQHHPVQSGAPVTVTAPPAHLTPAVPLSFSDGLMKPPLKPTMPSRPIAPAPPSTLSAPTKVPGQVTVTMESSIPQAPTIPVATISGQQGHPSNLHHIMATNVQMSIIRSSAPGPPLHIGASHLPRGAAAAAVMSSSKVTTVLRPASQLPNAAAAQPAVQHIIHQPIQSRPPVTTSSTIPPAVVATVSATRAQSPVITTTAAHATESTLSRPTLSIQQHPPSAAISIQRPAQPRDTATRITLPSHPAIGTPKPQLHTMAQKTIFSTGTPVAAATVAPILATNTIASATTAGSVSHTQAPTSTIVTMTMPSHSSHATAVTTSNIPVAKVVPQQITHTSPRIQSDYTAERSNLIPLSSHRASPNPVAMETRNDNRQSVPVQFQYFLPTYPPSAYPLTAHTYTPITSSVSTIRQYPVSAQAPNSAITAQTGVGVASTVHLNPMQLMTVDASHARHIQGIQPAPISAQGIQPAPISAQGIQPAPIGTQGLHPAAPMGAQGLQPAPIGAQQPPGDTKTSVVLADGATIVANPISNTFNTASAATTVVQTHNQSASASAPAQGSSPRPSILRKKPATDGLAVRKSLIPPQPPEVASTRVESTMRSTSGSPRPAGGKPKPEIHVSMATPVPVSMEAVCNQGGEQPTITVPPSSQQPPSAIPTIIAAASPTSQPAAALSTIPGAVAAAPPTSTTIVAAPAPPSTMSGALSAVLGPVVPEIKIKEEMEPMDIMRPVSAVPPLTTSTVSPSLALLANNLSMPPSDLPPGASPRKKPRKQQHVISTEEGDMMETNSTDDEKSTAKSLLVKAEKRKSPPKEYIDEEGVRYVPVRPRPPITLLRHYRNPWKAAYHHFQRYSDVRVKEEKKAMLQEIANQKGVSCRAQGWKVHLCAAQLLQLTNLEHDVYERLTALQEGLIPKKKAATDDDLHRINELIQGNMQRCKLVMDQINEARDSMLKVLDHKDRVLKLLNKNGTVKKVSKLKRKEKV; encoded by the exons ATGAGCTCGCAGCAGTTCCCCCGTTCGGGCGCGCCTCCCGCCCCGCTGGGACCAGCGCCGCCGCCCATCCCCACCAGCGGCTCGGCCGGGATTATCGCCCCCGCCGCCACAG tGAGTGAGGAATCCAGCCGTGAGCCAGAAGTCGCTCCCAGGGAGCACATGGGCCCCAGCGGCTCCATCCAGCCCCgggaggagaagcaggagccCGTGGTGGTCCGGCCATACCCACAGGTCCAGATGCTGACCCAGCACCACCCTGTCCAGTCTGGGGccccagtgacagtgacagcaccaccagcacatttgactccagctgtgccactttctttttcagatgGACTTATGAAG CCTCCCTTGAAGCCCACCATGCCCAGCCGGCCCATTGCTCCTGCTCCACCCTCCACTCTCTCAGCTCCCACAAAGGTCCCTGGGCAAGTGACTGTGACCATGGAAAGCAGCATCCCACAGGCTCCAACAATCCCTGTGGCAACCATCAGTGGGCAACAG GGGCATCCCAGTAACCTGCACCATATCATGGCCACCAACGTGCAGATGTCCATCATCAGGAGCAGTGCTCCTGGGCCTCCCCTGCACATTGGAGCTTCTCATCTGCCCCGAG gtgcagcagctgctgcagtgatgTCCAGTTCTAAAGTCACCACAGTGCTGAGACCAGCCTCCCAGTTGCcaaatgcagctgcagcccagccagcagtgcagcacatCATCCACCAGCCAATCCAG tCACGTCCTCCTGTGACAACTTCAAGCACTATTCCTCCTGCAGTGGTGGCAACTGTCTCAGCCACGAGAGCTCAGTCCCCTGTTATAACCACAACAGCAGCACATGCCACAGAGTCAACTCTCAG CCGCCCCACGCTGTCCATCCAGCAGCACCCGCCCTCGGCAGCCATCAGCATCCAGCGGCCGGCACAGCCGCGGGACACGGCCACGCGCATCACGCTGCCCTCGCACCCCGCCATCGGCACCCCGAAACCACAGCTCCACACCATGGCCCAG aaaaccATTTTCAGTACTGGTACTCCAGTGGCAGCAGCAACTGTGGCACCTATTTTGGCAACAAATACCATTGCTTCAGCGACCACAGCTG gttCTGTATCTCACACCCAAGCGCCTACAAGCACCATTGTTACCATGACAATGCCCTCCCATTCTTCCCATGCTACAGCTGTCACGACCTCAAACATCCCAGTTG CTAAAGTGGTTCCCCAGCAAATCACCCACACTTCTCCCCGGATCCAGTCTGACTACACAGCAGAGAGGAGTAACCTCATACCTCTGTCCAGCCACCGGGCATCTCCCAACCCAGTGGCCATGGAAACCAGAAATGACAACAG GCAGTCGGTGCCTGTCCAGTTCCAGTATTTCCTACCCACCTACCCTCCCTCTGCCTACCCTCTGACTGCCCACACCTACACCCCCATCACCAGCTCCGTGTCCACCATCCGCCAGTACCCAG TTTCAGCCCAGGCACCCAACTCGGCCATCACGGCTCAGACTGGTGTGGGAGTGGCCTCCACCGTGCACCTGAACCCCATGCAGCTGATGACAGTGGATGCATCTCACGCCCGGCACATCCAGGGCATCCAGCCTGCCCCCATCAGTGCCCAGGGCATCCAGCCTGCCCCCATCAGTGCCCAGGGCATCCAGCCAGCGCCCATTGGCACCCAGGGACTGCACCCTGCTGCACCCATGGGcgcccaggggctgcagccagcgCCCATCGGGGCCCAGCAGCCACCAGGAGACACCAAAACCTCAG TAGTCTTGGCAGATGGAGCCACCATTGTAGCCAATCCTATTAGCAACACGTTCAACACTGCATCTGCAGCAACCACAGTTGTGCAAACCCACAACCAGagtgccagtgccagtgctccagcccagggctcctcgCCACGGCCCAGCATCCTGCGCAAGAAACCGGCCACGGACGG GCTGGCAGTCCGGAAAAGTTTAATTCCCCCTCAGCCACCGGAAGTGGCCAGCACGCGTGTGGAGAGCACGATGCGAAGCACGTCTGGCTCACCAAGGCCTGCTGG GGGCAAGCCAAAGCCTGAAATCCACGTGTCCATGGCCACCCCAGTGCCTGTGTCTATGGAGGCAGTGTGTAACCAAGGTGGTGAGCAGCCCACCATCACGGTGCCCCCGAGCTCCCAGCAGCCTCCCTCTGCCATCCCCACCATCATcgcagctgccagccccacctcccagcctgcagcagccctgtccaccatcccaggggctgtggcagctgccCCACCCACCTCCACCACCATcgtggcagctcctgctcctccatccacCATGAGTGGGGCCCTGTCAGCGGTGCTGGGCCCTGTGGTACCAGAGATCAAAATCAAAGAGGAAATGGAGCCCATGGACATCATGCGGCCGGTATCTG cAGTCCCTCCCTTGACTACAAGTACTGTGTCTCCATCTTTGGCACTGCTGGCCAACAATCTTTCCATGCCTCCGAGCGATTTGCCACCTGGTGCCTCCCCAAGGAAGAAACCCCGTAAGCAGCAGCATGTCATCTCCACAGAGGAAGGGGACATGATGGAAACAAACAGCACTGATGATGAGAAATCCACCGCCAAAAGTTTGCTGGTGAAGGCAGAGAAGCGAAAGTCTCCTCCAAAGGAGTATATAG ATGAGGAGGGTGTGAGGTACGTCCCCGTGCGGCCCCGGCCGCCCATCACGCTGCTGCGGCACTACCGCAACCCCTGGAAGGCCGCGTACCACCACTTCCAGAGGTACAGCGACGTCCGCGTCAAAG AAGAGAAGAAGGCCATGCTGCAGGAGATTGCCAATCAGAAGGGTGTGTCCTGTCGTGCACAAGGCTGGAAGGTCCatctctgtgcagcacagctgctaCAGCTG ACAAACCTGGAGCACGATGTGTATGAGAGACTGactgccctgcaggagggacTCATTCCTAAGAAAAAGGCAGCAACTGATGATGACCTGCATCGAATCAATGAACTGATACAG GGGAACATGCAGAGGTGTAAACTCGTGATGGATCAAATCAATGAGGCTCGAGACTCCATGCTAAAGGTCTTGGATCACAAGGATCGTGTTTTGAAGCTTCTAAACAAGAATGGAACTGTCAAGAAAGTGTCCAAATTGAAGCGAAAGGAGAAGGTTTGA
- the SAP130 gene encoding histone deacetylase complex subunit SAP130 isoform X3, whose protein sequence is MSSQQFPRSGAPPAPLGPAPPPIPTSGSAGIIAPAATVSEESSREPEVAPREHMGPSGSIQPREEKQEPVVVRPYPQVQMLTQHHPVQSGAPVTVTAPPAHLTPAVPLSFSDGLMKPPLKPTMPSRPIAPAPPSTLSAPTKVPGQVTVTMESSIPQAPTIPVATISGQQGHPSNLHHIMATNVQMSIIRSSAPGPPLHIGASHLPRGAAAAAVMSSSKVTTVLRPASQLPNAAAAQPAVQHIIHQPIQSRPPVTTSSTIPPAVVATVSATRAQSPVITTTAAHATESTLSRPTLSIQQHPPSAAISIQRPAQPRDTATRITLPSHPAIGTPKPQLHTMAQKTIFSTGTPVAAATVAPILATNTIASATTAGSVSHTQAPTSTIVTMTMPSHSSHATAVTTSNIPVAKVVPQQITHTSPRIQSDYTAERSNLIPLSSHRASPNPVAMETRNDNRQSVPVQFQYFLPTYPPSAYPLTAHTYTPITSSVSTIRQYPVSAQAPNSAITAQTGVGVASTVHLNPMQLMTVDASHARHIQGIQPAPISAQGIQPAPISAQGIQPAPIGTQGLHPAAPMGAQGLQPAPIGAQQPPGDTKTSAVVLADGATIVANPISNTFNTASAATTVVQTHNQSASASAPAQGSSPRPSILRKKPATDGLAVRKSLIPPQPPEVASTRVESTMRSTSGSPRPAGGKPKPEIHVSMATPVPVSMEAVCNQGGEQPTITVPPSSQQPPSAIPTIIAAASPTSQPAAALSTIPGAVAAAPPTSTTIVAAPAPPSTMSGALSAVLGPVVPEIKIKEEMEPMDIMRPVSVPPLTTSTVSPSLALLANNLSMPPSDLPPGASPRKKPRKQQHVISTEEGDMMETNSTDDEKSTAKSLLVKAEKRKSPPKEYIDEEGVRYVPVRPRPPITLLRHYRNPWKAAYHHFQRYSDVRVKEEKKAMLQEIANQKGVSCRAQGWKVHLCAAQLLQLTNLEHDVYERLTALQEGLIPKKKAATDDDLHRINELIQGNMQRCKLVMDQINEARDSMLKVLDHKDRVLKLLNKNGTVKKVSKLKRKEKV, encoded by the exons ATGAGCTCGCAGCAGTTCCCCCGTTCGGGCGCGCCTCCCGCCCCGCTGGGACCAGCGCCGCCGCCCATCCCCACCAGCGGCTCGGCCGGGATTATCGCCCCCGCCGCCACAG tGAGTGAGGAATCCAGCCGTGAGCCAGAAGTCGCTCCCAGGGAGCACATGGGCCCCAGCGGCTCCATCCAGCCCCgggaggagaagcaggagccCGTGGTGGTCCGGCCATACCCACAGGTCCAGATGCTGACCCAGCACCACCCTGTCCAGTCTGGGGccccagtgacagtgacagcaccaccagcacatttgactccagctgtgccactttctttttcagatgGACTTATGAAG CCTCCCTTGAAGCCCACCATGCCCAGCCGGCCCATTGCTCCTGCTCCACCCTCCACTCTCTCAGCTCCCACAAAGGTCCCTGGGCAAGTGACTGTGACCATGGAAAGCAGCATCCCACAGGCTCCAACAATCCCTGTGGCAACCATCAGTGGGCAACAG GGGCATCCCAGTAACCTGCACCATATCATGGCCACCAACGTGCAGATGTCCATCATCAGGAGCAGTGCTCCTGGGCCTCCCCTGCACATTGGAGCTTCTCATCTGCCCCGAG gtgcagcagctgctgcagtgatgTCCAGTTCTAAAGTCACCACAGTGCTGAGACCAGCCTCCCAGTTGCcaaatgcagctgcagcccagccagcagtgcagcacatCATCCACCAGCCAATCCAG tCACGTCCTCCTGTGACAACTTCAAGCACTATTCCTCCTGCAGTGGTGGCAACTGTCTCAGCCACGAGAGCTCAGTCCCCTGTTATAACCACAACAGCAGCACATGCCACAGAGTCAACTCTCAG CCGCCCCACGCTGTCCATCCAGCAGCACCCGCCCTCGGCAGCCATCAGCATCCAGCGGCCGGCACAGCCGCGGGACACGGCCACGCGCATCACGCTGCCCTCGCACCCCGCCATCGGCACCCCGAAACCACAGCTCCACACCATGGCCCAG aaaaccATTTTCAGTACTGGTACTCCAGTGGCAGCAGCAACTGTGGCACCTATTTTGGCAACAAATACCATTGCTTCAGCGACCACAGCTG gttCTGTATCTCACACCCAAGCGCCTACAAGCACCATTGTTACCATGACAATGCCCTCCCATTCTTCCCATGCTACAGCTGTCACGACCTCAAACATCCCAGTTG CTAAAGTGGTTCCCCAGCAAATCACCCACACTTCTCCCCGGATCCAGTCTGACTACACAGCAGAGAGGAGTAACCTCATACCTCTGTCCAGCCACCGGGCATCTCCCAACCCAGTGGCCATGGAAACCAGAAATGACAACAG GCAGTCGGTGCCTGTCCAGTTCCAGTATTTCCTACCCACCTACCCTCCCTCTGCCTACCCTCTGACTGCCCACACCTACACCCCCATCACCAGCTCCGTGTCCACCATCCGCCAGTACCCAG TTTCAGCCCAGGCACCCAACTCGGCCATCACGGCTCAGACTGGTGTGGGAGTGGCCTCCACCGTGCACCTGAACCCCATGCAGCTGATGACAGTGGATGCATCTCACGCCCGGCACATCCAGGGCATCCAGCCTGCCCCCATCAGTGCCCAGGGCATCCAGCCTGCCCCCATCAGTGCCCAGGGCATCCAGCCAGCGCCCATTGGCACCCAGGGACTGCACCCTGCTGCACCCATGGGcgcccaggggctgcagccagcgCCCATCGGGGCCCAGCAGCCACCAGGAGACACCAAAACCTCAG CAGTAGTCTTGGCAGATGGAGCCACCATTGTAGCCAATCCTATTAGCAACACGTTCAACACTGCATCTGCAGCAACCACAGTTGTGCAAACCCACAACCAGagtgccagtgccagtgctccagcccagggctcctcgCCACGGCCCAGCATCCTGCGCAAGAAACCGGCCACGGACGG GCTGGCAGTCCGGAAAAGTTTAATTCCCCCTCAGCCACCGGAAGTGGCCAGCACGCGTGTGGAGAGCACGATGCGAAGCACGTCTGGCTCACCAAGGCCTGCTGG GGGCAAGCCAAAGCCTGAAATCCACGTGTCCATGGCCACCCCAGTGCCTGTGTCTATGGAGGCAGTGTGTAACCAAGGTGGTGAGCAGCCCACCATCACGGTGCCCCCGAGCTCCCAGCAGCCTCCCTCTGCCATCCCCACCATCATcgcagctgccagccccacctcccagcctgcagcagccctgtccaccatcccaggggctgtggcagctgccCCACCCACCTCCACCACCATcgtggcagctcctgctcctccatccacCATGAGTGGGGCCCTGTCAGCGGTGCTGGGCCCTGTGGTACCAGAGATCAAAATCAAAGAGGAAATGGAGCCCATGGACATCATGCGGCCGGTATCTG TCCCTCCCTTGACTACAAGTACTGTGTCTCCATCTTTGGCACTGCTGGCCAACAATCTTTCCATGCCTCCGAGCGATTTGCCACCTGGTGCCTCCCCAAGGAAGAAACCCCGTAAGCAGCAGCATGTCATCTCCACAGAGGAAGGGGACATGATGGAAACAAACAGCACTGATGATGAGAAATCCACCGCCAAAAGTTTGCTGGTGAAGGCAGAGAAGCGAAAGTCTCCTCCAAAGGAGTATATAG ATGAGGAGGGTGTGAGGTACGTCCCCGTGCGGCCCCGGCCGCCCATCACGCTGCTGCGGCACTACCGCAACCCCTGGAAGGCCGCGTACCACCACTTCCAGAGGTACAGCGACGTCCGCGTCAAAG AAGAGAAGAAGGCCATGCTGCAGGAGATTGCCAATCAGAAGGGTGTGTCCTGTCGTGCACAAGGCTGGAAGGTCCatctctgtgcagcacagctgctaCAGCTG ACAAACCTGGAGCACGATGTGTATGAGAGACTGactgccctgcaggagggacTCATTCCTAAGAAAAAGGCAGCAACTGATGATGACCTGCATCGAATCAATGAACTGATACAG GGGAACATGCAGAGGTGTAAACTCGTGATGGATCAAATCAATGAGGCTCGAGACTCCATGCTAAAGGTCTTGGATCACAAGGATCGTGTTTTGAAGCTTCTAAACAAGAATGGAACTGTCAAGAAAGTGTCCAAATTGAAGCGAAAGGAGAAGGTTTGA
- the SAP130 gene encoding histone deacetylase complex subunit SAP130 isoform X1 has translation MSSQQFPRSGAPPAPLGPAPPPIPTSGSAGIIAPAATVSEESSREPEVAPREHMGPSGSIQPREEKQEPVVVRPYPQVQMLTQHHPVQSGAPVTVTAPPAHLTPAVPLSFSDGLMKPPLKPTMPSRPIAPAPPSTLSAPTKVPGQVTVTMESSIPQAPTIPVATISGQQGHPSNLHHIMATNVQMSIIRSSAPGPPLHIGASHLPRGAAAAAVMSSSKVTTVLRPASQLPNAAAAQPAVQHIIHQPIQSRPPVTTSSTIPPAVVATVSATRAQSPVITTTAAHATESTLSRPTLSIQQHPPSAAISIQRPAQPRDTATRITLPSHPAIGTPKPQLHTMAQKTIFSTGTPVAAATVAPILATNTIASATTAGSVSHTQAPTSTIVTMTMPSHSSHATAVTTSNIPVAKVVPQQITHTSPRIQSDYTAERSNLIPLSSHRASPNPVAMETRNDNRQSVPVQFQYFLPTYPPSAYPLTAHTYTPITSSVSTIRQYPVSAQAPNSAITAQTGVGVASTVHLNPMQLMTVDASHARHIQGIQPAPISAQGIQPAPISAQGIQPAPIGTQGLHPAAPMGAQGLQPAPIGAQQPPGDTKTSAVVLADGATIVANPISNTFNTASAATTVVQTHNQSASASAPAQGSSPRPSILRKKPATDGLAVRKSLIPPQPPEVASTRVESTMRSTSGSPRPAGGKPKPEIHVSMATPVPVSMEAVCNQGGEQPTITVPPSSQQPPSAIPTIIAAASPTSQPAAALSTIPGAVAAAPPTSTTIVAAPAPPSTMSGALSAVLGPVVPEIKIKEEMEPMDIMRPVSAVPPLTTSTVSPSLALLANNLSMPPSDLPPGASPRKKPRKQQHVISTEEGDMMETNSTDDEKSTAKSLLVKAEKRKSPPKEYIDEEGVRYVPVRPRPPITLLRHYRNPWKAAYHHFQRYSDVRVKEEKKAMLQEIANQKGVSCRAQGWKVHLCAAQLLQLTNLEHDVYERLTALQEGLIPKKKAATDDDLHRINELIQGNMQRCKLVMDQINEARDSMLKVLDHKDRVLKLLNKNGTVKKVSKLKRKEKV, from the exons ATGAGCTCGCAGCAGTTCCCCCGTTCGGGCGCGCCTCCCGCCCCGCTGGGACCAGCGCCGCCGCCCATCCCCACCAGCGGCTCGGCCGGGATTATCGCCCCCGCCGCCACAG tGAGTGAGGAATCCAGCCGTGAGCCAGAAGTCGCTCCCAGGGAGCACATGGGCCCCAGCGGCTCCATCCAGCCCCgggaggagaagcaggagccCGTGGTGGTCCGGCCATACCCACAGGTCCAGATGCTGACCCAGCACCACCCTGTCCAGTCTGGGGccccagtgacagtgacagcaccaccagcacatttgactccagctgtgccactttctttttcagatgGACTTATGAAG CCTCCCTTGAAGCCCACCATGCCCAGCCGGCCCATTGCTCCTGCTCCACCCTCCACTCTCTCAGCTCCCACAAAGGTCCCTGGGCAAGTGACTGTGACCATGGAAAGCAGCATCCCACAGGCTCCAACAATCCCTGTGGCAACCATCAGTGGGCAACAG GGGCATCCCAGTAACCTGCACCATATCATGGCCACCAACGTGCAGATGTCCATCATCAGGAGCAGTGCTCCTGGGCCTCCCCTGCACATTGGAGCTTCTCATCTGCCCCGAG gtgcagcagctgctgcagtgatgTCCAGTTCTAAAGTCACCACAGTGCTGAGACCAGCCTCCCAGTTGCcaaatgcagctgcagcccagccagcagtgcagcacatCATCCACCAGCCAATCCAG tCACGTCCTCCTGTGACAACTTCAAGCACTATTCCTCCTGCAGTGGTGGCAACTGTCTCAGCCACGAGAGCTCAGTCCCCTGTTATAACCACAACAGCAGCACATGCCACAGAGTCAACTCTCAG CCGCCCCACGCTGTCCATCCAGCAGCACCCGCCCTCGGCAGCCATCAGCATCCAGCGGCCGGCACAGCCGCGGGACACGGCCACGCGCATCACGCTGCCCTCGCACCCCGCCATCGGCACCCCGAAACCACAGCTCCACACCATGGCCCAG aaaaccATTTTCAGTACTGGTACTCCAGTGGCAGCAGCAACTGTGGCACCTATTTTGGCAACAAATACCATTGCTTCAGCGACCACAGCTG gttCTGTATCTCACACCCAAGCGCCTACAAGCACCATTGTTACCATGACAATGCCCTCCCATTCTTCCCATGCTACAGCTGTCACGACCTCAAACATCCCAGTTG CTAAAGTGGTTCCCCAGCAAATCACCCACACTTCTCCCCGGATCCAGTCTGACTACACAGCAGAGAGGAGTAACCTCATACCTCTGTCCAGCCACCGGGCATCTCCCAACCCAGTGGCCATGGAAACCAGAAATGACAACAG GCAGTCGGTGCCTGTCCAGTTCCAGTATTTCCTACCCACCTACCCTCCCTCTGCCTACCCTCTGACTGCCCACACCTACACCCCCATCACCAGCTCCGTGTCCACCATCCGCCAGTACCCAG TTTCAGCCCAGGCACCCAACTCGGCCATCACGGCTCAGACTGGTGTGGGAGTGGCCTCCACCGTGCACCTGAACCCCATGCAGCTGATGACAGTGGATGCATCTCACGCCCGGCACATCCAGGGCATCCAGCCTGCCCCCATCAGTGCCCAGGGCATCCAGCCTGCCCCCATCAGTGCCCAGGGCATCCAGCCAGCGCCCATTGGCACCCAGGGACTGCACCCTGCTGCACCCATGGGcgcccaggggctgcagccagcgCCCATCGGGGCCCAGCAGCCACCAGGAGACACCAAAACCTCAG CAGTAGTCTTGGCAGATGGAGCCACCATTGTAGCCAATCCTATTAGCAACACGTTCAACACTGCATCTGCAGCAACCACAGTTGTGCAAACCCACAACCAGagtgccagtgccagtgctccagcccagggctcctcgCCACGGCCCAGCATCCTGCGCAAGAAACCGGCCACGGACGG GCTGGCAGTCCGGAAAAGTTTAATTCCCCCTCAGCCACCGGAAGTGGCCAGCACGCGTGTGGAGAGCACGATGCGAAGCACGTCTGGCTCACCAAGGCCTGCTGG GGGCAAGCCAAAGCCTGAAATCCACGTGTCCATGGCCACCCCAGTGCCTGTGTCTATGGAGGCAGTGTGTAACCAAGGTGGTGAGCAGCCCACCATCACGGTGCCCCCGAGCTCCCAGCAGCCTCCCTCTGCCATCCCCACCATCATcgcagctgccagccccacctcccagcctgcagcagccctgtccaccatcccaggggctgtggcagctgccCCACCCACCTCCACCACCATcgtggcagctcctgctcctccatccacCATGAGTGGGGCCCTGTCAGCGGTGCTGGGCCCTGTGGTACCAGAGATCAAAATCAAAGAGGAAATGGAGCCCATGGACATCATGCGGCCGGTATCTG cAGTCCCTCCCTTGACTACAAGTACTGTGTCTCCATCTTTGGCACTGCTGGCCAACAATCTTTCCATGCCTCCGAGCGATTTGCCACCTGGTGCCTCCCCAAGGAAGAAACCCCGTAAGCAGCAGCATGTCATCTCCACAGAGGAAGGGGACATGATGGAAACAAACAGCACTGATGATGAGAAATCCACCGCCAAAAGTTTGCTGGTGAAGGCAGAGAAGCGAAAGTCTCCTCCAAAGGAGTATATAG ATGAGGAGGGTGTGAGGTACGTCCCCGTGCGGCCCCGGCCGCCCATCACGCTGCTGCGGCACTACCGCAACCCCTGGAAGGCCGCGTACCACCACTTCCAGAGGTACAGCGACGTCCGCGTCAAAG AAGAGAAGAAGGCCATGCTGCAGGAGATTGCCAATCAGAAGGGTGTGTCCTGTCGTGCACAAGGCTGGAAGGTCCatctctgtgcagcacagctgctaCAGCTG ACAAACCTGGAGCACGATGTGTATGAGAGACTGactgccctgcaggagggacTCATTCCTAAGAAAAAGGCAGCAACTGATGATGACCTGCATCGAATCAATGAACTGATACAG GGGAACATGCAGAGGTGTAAACTCGTGATGGATCAAATCAATGAGGCTCGAGACTCCATGCTAAAGGTCTTGGATCACAAGGATCGTGTTTTGAAGCTTCTAAACAAGAATGGAACTGTCAAGAAAGTGTCCAAATTGAAGCGAAAGGAGAAGGTTTGA